From the Hevea brasiliensis isolate MT/VB/25A 57/8 chromosome 15, ASM3005281v1, whole genome shotgun sequence genome, one window contains:
- the LOC110636120 gene encoding eisosome protein SEG2 — protein sequence MASPVTMTKLFKTASLFLSISSVAPVASQWKPRLLARYRALSLSSISSSQPNLGSVHHGTINGINTLLLSRFHGSKGYGRRKYPTDDDDDDDDDDDLVGEDIVDDYENDNNEFDFDDDDDDDDAPAQKRNK from the coding sequence ATGGCCAGCCCAGTAACAATGACGAAGCTATTCAAAACTGCAAGTCTCTTCCTATCCATCTCCTCCGTGGCTCCAGTAGCATCCCAATGGAAACCAAGATTGTTGGCAAGATACCGAGCCCTATCTCTGTCCAGTATTTCCTCGAGTCAGCCTAATCTTGGCTCTGTTCATCATGGTACTATTAATGGCATCAACACGCTTCTGCTGTCGAGATTTCATGGCTCTAAAGGTTACGGTCGGAGGAAATATCCAACCGACGACGACGACGACGACGATGACGATGATGATTTAGTTGGAGAGGATATTGTTGACGACTATGAGAATGATAATAATGAGTTTGattttgatgatgatgatgatgatgatgatgctcCTGCTCAGAAACGAAACAAATGA